From the Danio aesculapii chromosome 9, fDanAes4.1, whole genome shotgun sequence genome, one window contains:
- the zgc:153499 gene encoding L-rhamnose-binding lectin CSL3 isoform X2, translating to MGFVGVVLFLVLMHCSLLTSTKFAVVNYTTELNQYTQMTCVNSDLHLRCGTGVISVRSATFGRRSTDTCGPARPQNFMLTLQCSRDTPPVGKWCNGLSDCVVSKDILASDPCIHAFKYYITTYTCIPAKISVTCEGGQSTLTCGGRTKIKIIAANYGRTDETTCPTRHRHQNNDCRSPNSLAIVSDRCEGRNKCTISASNDVFSDPCVKTRKYLWIVYYCV from the exons ATGGGCTTTGTTGGTGTTGTGCTTTTCT tAGTGCTGATGCACTGCAGTTTGCTGACATCTACAAAATTTGCAGTTGTAAACTACACCACTGAGTTGAATCAAT ACACCCAAATGACATGCGTGAATTCTGACCTTCATCTACGTTGCG GTACTGGTGTGATCTCTGTAAGATCAGCAACATTTGGTCGCCGAAGCACTGACACTTGTGGACCTGCGAGGCCACAAAATTTCATGCTTACTCTTCAGTGTTCAAGGGATACTCCCCCAGTCGGTAAATG GTGTAATGGACTGTCAGACTGTGTAGTAAGCAAGGACATACTTGCAAGTGATCCATGTATTCATGCCTTTAAGTACTACATCACCACCTACACTTGCATCCCAGCAA AGATTAGTGTGACTTGTGAAGGTGGCCAAAGTACATTGACGTGTG GTGGGCGTACCAAGATTAAGATAATTGCTGCAAACTATGGACGTACAGATGAAACCACTTGCCCTACAAGACATAGACACCAAAACAATGACTGCCGTTCACCGAACTCACTGGCTATAGTGTCAGACAG ATGTGAAGGGAGAAATAAGTGCACCATATCAGCTTCCAATGATGTCTTCTCCGATCCATGTGTAAAAACCCGCAAGTACCTGTGGATTGTCTACTACTGTGTGTAA
- the zgc:153499 gene encoding L-rhamnose-binding lectin CSL1 isoform X1, with protein sequence MTCVNSDLHLRCGTGVISVRSATFGRRSTDTCGPARPQNFMLTLQCSRDTPPVGKWCNGLSDCVVSKDILASDPCIHAFKYYITTYTCIPAKISVTCEGGQSTLTCGGRTKIKIIAANYGRTDETTCPTRHRHQNNDCRSPNSLAIVSDRCEGRNKCTISASNDVFSDPCVKTRKYLWIVYYCVMN encoded by the exons ATGACATGCGTGAATTCTGACCTTCATCTACGTTGCG GTACTGGTGTGATCTCTGTAAGATCAGCAACATTTGGTCGCCGAAGCACTGACACTTGTGGACCTGCGAGGCCACAAAATTTCATGCTTACTCTTCAGTGTTCAAGGGATACTCCCCCAGTCGGTAAATG GTGTAATGGACTGTCAGACTGTGTAGTAAGCAAGGACATACTTGCAAGTGATCCATGTATTCATGCCTTTAAGTACTACATCACCACCTACACTTGCATCCCAGCAA AGATTAGTGTGACTTGTGAAGGTGGCCAAAGTACATTGACGTGTG GTGGGCGTACCAAGATTAAGATAATTGCTGCAAACTATGGACGTACAGATGAAACCACTTGCCCTACAAGACATAGACACCAAAACAATGACTGCCGTTCACCGAACTCACTGGCTATAGTGTCAGACAG ATGTGAAGGGAGAAATAAGTGCACCATATCAGCTTCCAATGATGTCTTCTCCGATCCATGTGTAAAAACCCGCAAGTACCTGTGGATTGTCTACTACTGTGT catGAATTGA